The following coding sequences are from one Diachasmimorpha longicaudata isolate KC_UGA_2023 chromosome 6, iyDiaLong2, whole genome shotgun sequence window:
- the LOC135163398 gene encoding uncharacterized protein LOC135163398, with translation MSERESRENASLSSSLPPAQMAPAEVAPVQVAPVQVPPAQMPPAQVPPAQVPPAQVPPAQVPPAQVPPAQVPPAQVPSAQMPPAQVRSSLLQIPHGYRRTDHIHRLMENLQQQMDVLQRQAEEADKEEGRGAGQQEIGRGRE, from the coding sequence agcgAAAGGGAAAGCCGTGAGAATGCCTCGCTCTCTAGCTCGCTACCTCCAGCACAAATGGCACCAGCCGAAGTGGCACCAGTCCAAGTGGCACCAGTCCAAGTGCCTCCAGCCCAGATGCCACCAGCACAAGTGCCACCAGCACAAGTGCCACCAGCACAAGTGCCACCAGCACAAGTGCCACCAGCACAAGTGCCACCAGCACAAGTGCCACCAGCACAAGTGCCATCAGCCCAGATGCCACCAGCACAGGTCCGCAGCAGTCTGCTGCAAATTCCCCACGGCTACCGTCGTACGGATCATATCCATCGGCTGATGGAGAATTTGCAGCAACAAATGGATGTTCTGCAAAGGCAGGCTGAAGAAGCCGATAAAGAGGAAGGACGAGGAGCAGGACAACAAGAGATCGGACGAGGAAGAGAGTAA